The Peribacillus sp. FSL E2-0218 genome contains a region encoding:
- a CDS encoding discoidin domain-containing protein, with protein sequence MLKIRFGLVTAFFGLLLVCILPITGFAKQPESSYWYPETLLAWSPENDPDAVYNKSTVPLADREVVFNVNETAQSEAKLVALSALNPNTSGVPSQGGNEFFANTFSYWQYVDLMVYWAGSAGEGIITPPSADVIDASHKNGVPILGTIFFPPITYGGQAKWVEQMLAQREDGSFPAADKLLEAAEYYGFDGWFVNQETAGGNNETAQKTKKFLKYLQNNKQEDMHIMWYDSMVEDGSINWQNHLTDRNKMFLQDDKDRISDSMFLNFWWTNQQSSHDKALEMGRNPYDLYTGIDVEANGTKTNIPWNGIFPEGQKPLTSLGVYRPDWAFKTTETMEAFYQKEQEFWTGKAGDPRKTGDNGNWKGMAHYFTAKTVIQELPFVTHFNTGSGKFFAVAGSAQRMEEWNNRSLQDVLPTWRWLKDSKGEPLKVDFDWDTAFFGGSSLKVSGNLTKKNATHVKLYKTNLPIEKDTEVSVTYKTGVKKPNMKLGVSFVDQPDDFVFFDVKKKSRNQWVKETFKLNKYKGKKIATISLFFESDEAIKDYQINIGEIKVTNKHNAKEVPAKPTKAKVKNATFPKGLYADLDVSWESVKGDIQHYEIYRDLPNGKKEFIGAVPNDAYYLSNLRRSGKETASTLEIVAVTTDFVRGKAAKVMFKWPAYPKPEADFSVSQTVAAPGEEIQFFNHSSEATEEVEWRIEGGTPLESEENNPVVRYEEEGVYSVTLTAKNSEGEDVLTKEGFITISKDAKNITNVALNKTATASGQCGPSEGPKYAIDGIVTSNSKWCAIGANHWLEVDFGEALHLSKFVVKHAEAGGEPAAFNTRAFTIEVSLDGEKWTNAVTVTNNADDISEHAITTTEARYIRLSVQQPTQGGDQAIRIYEVEAYGY encoded by the coding sequence TTGTTGAAGATAAGATTTGGACTCGTCACTGCGTTCTTCGGTTTGCTTTTAGTTTGTATACTTCCTATTACGGGGTTTGCAAAACAGCCGGAATCATCTTATTGGTATCCTGAGACATTATTAGCCTGGAGTCCGGAAAATGACCCGGATGCTGTATATAACAAAAGCACCGTTCCATTAGCTGATAGAGAGGTTGTTTTCAATGTGAATGAAACAGCTCAGTCAGAAGCTAAATTGGTTGCATTATCGGCATTAAACCCCAACACAAGCGGGGTGCCCTCTCAAGGCGGAAATGAATTTTTTGCGAATACATTTAGCTACTGGCAGTATGTTGATTTAATGGTGTATTGGGCGGGTTCTGCCGGAGAAGGAATCATTACTCCTCCAAGCGCTGATGTGATCGATGCCTCCCATAAGAATGGCGTTCCAATCTTAGGCACGATTTTCTTTCCTCCGATAACGTACGGAGGACAAGCGAAGTGGGTAGAACAAATGCTTGCACAGCGGGAAGATGGGTCATTTCCTGCTGCTGATAAACTTTTAGAGGCAGCTGAATATTACGGATTCGACGGCTGGTTCGTCAATCAAGAAACAGCAGGTGGGAATAATGAAACTGCACAAAAAACCAAAAAGTTTTTAAAATATCTTCAAAACAATAAGCAAGAAGACATGCACATTATGTGGTATGACTCAATGGTGGAAGACGGATCAATCAACTGGCAAAATCACTTAACAGATCGTAATAAGATGTTCTTGCAAGATGATAAGGACAGAATATCCGACAGTATGTTTTTGAACTTCTGGTGGACGAATCAACAATCCTCCCATGATAAGGCATTGGAAATGGGTAGAAACCCTTATGACCTATATACCGGCATTGATGTAGAAGCCAATGGAACGAAGACAAACATTCCTTGGAATGGGATTTTTCCAGAAGGGCAAAAACCTTTGACTTCATTAGGGGTTTATCGTCCAGACTGGGCTTTTAAAACAACTGAAACAATGGAAGCGTTCTATCAGAAAGAACAAGAATTCTGGACTGGAAAAGCTGGGGATCCTCGCAAGACTGGTGATAATGGAAACTGGAAAGGAATGGCTCATTATTTTACAGCAAAAACGGTGATTCAAGAGCTTCCTTTTGTCACTCATTTTAATACAGGTAGTGGGAAATTCTTTGCCGTGGCTGGTTCAGCACAAAGGATGGAAGAATGGAATAATCGCAGTTTACAAGATGTTTTACCAACATGGCGCTGGCTAAAGGATAGCAAAGGGGAGCCTCTAAAGGTTGATTTTGATTGGGATACAGCATTTTTTGGTGGCAGTTCTTTGAAGGTTTCGGGTAACCTAACGAAAAAAAATGCGACACATGTGAAGCTTTATAAAACGAATCTACCCATTGAAAAGGATACGGAGGTCTCTGTAACTTACAAAACGGGTGTGAAAAAGCCTAATATGAAGCTTGGTGTAAGCTTTGTGGATCAGCCTGATGATTTTGTGTTTTTTGATGTGAAGAAAAAGAGCCGAAATCAATGGGTGAAGGAAACATTTAAATTAAACAAATACAAGGGGAAAAAAATCGCAACCATCTCTCTATTCTTCGAGAGTGATGAAGCAATAAAAGACTATCAAATCAACATCGGGGAAATTAAAGTTACAAACAAACATAACGCTAAAGAGGTCCCGGCAAAGCCGACGAAAGCTAAGGTGAAAAATGCAACTTTCCCGAAGGGGCTATATGCTGATTTAGATGTATCATGGGAGTCAGTGAAAGGTGATATTCAGCATTATGAAATATATCGTGACCTTCCTAATGGCAAAAAAGAATTTATCGGAGCAGTTCCAAATGATGCATACTACCTTTCGAATCTACGGAGAAGTGGTAAGGAAACAGCAAGTACCCTGGAAATCGTAGCTGTAACGACTGATTTTGTTCGGGGCAAGGCTGCGAAGGTAATGTTTAAATGGCCTGCATACCCAAAACCAGAGGCAGACTTTAGCGTAAGTCAAACGGTTGCAGCACCAGGTGAAGAAATTCAATTTTTCAACCATTCATCTGAAGCGACAGAAGAAGTTGAATGGCGGATTGAAGGTGGTACACCTTTAGAAAGTGAAGAGAATAATCCTGTTGTAAGGTATGAAGAAGAAGGCGTGTACTCCGTTACTCTAACCGCTAAAAATAGCGAAGGAGAAGATGTCCTTACAAAAGAAGGCTTTATTACAATTTCAAAGGATGCAAAAAACATTACTAACGTTGCACTGAACAAAACGGCAACTGCTAGTGGGCAATGCGGCCCCTCTGAAGGGCCAAAGTACGCGATTGATGGAATCGTGACGAGTAATAGTAAATGGTGTGCAATTGGTGCAAATCATTGGCTGGAAGTCGATTTCGGTGAGGCGTTACATCTATCAAAGTTTGTTGTCAAACATGCTGAGGCAGGTGGGGAGCCAGCAGCCTTCAATACGAGGGCATTCACGATCGAGGTGAGTCTTGATGGTGAAAAATGGACGAACGCAGTAACTGTCACAAATAATGCAGATGATATCTCGGAACATGCCATTACAACGACAGAAGCTCGCTATATCCGCCTTTCAGTCCAACAGCCAACACAAGGTGGAGATCAAGCAATTAGAATATATGAAGTCGAGGCATATGGATATTAA
- a CDS encoding YesL family protein, with the protein MGRMLQEVSEWIVRLVWTNILWFAFIVAGLGVLGIMPATVALFAVTRKWKMKDLDVSLWKTFKETYKKEFIRSNCIGLIYAAIGFFLYVDLRMAESMEGTFSVILYVFISFIILLYLNAIVHFFPMYVHYHYSLKDYLKQSFIISLISPVSTIMICIGLFFIGYLITNMPGLIPFISGVLPAYWIMNVCIKRFKTLEQQQSQVIEHMKIEQSIN; encoded by the coding sequence ATGGGGAGAATGTTACAAGAAGTAAGTGAATGGATCGTTAGATTAGTATGGACGAATATTCTTTGGTTTGCATTTATTGTGGCTGGATTAGGGGTTTTGGGTATTATGCCGGCGACTGTTGCTTTATTTGCTGTTACACGAAAGTGGAAGATGAAGGACCTGGATGTTTCCTTATGGAAAACCTTTAAAGAAACCTATAAAAAAGAGTTTATCCGTTCAAATTGTATTGGGCTGATTTATGCAGCGATCGGCTTTTTTTTATATGTCGATTTAAGAATGGCTGAAAGCATGGAGGGAACGTTTTCCGTTATTCTTTATGTCTTCATCAGCTTTATCATTCTTTTATATTTGAATGCTATCGTTCATTTTTTCCCTATGTATGTCCATTATCATTACTCACTAAAGGATTACCTAAAACAATCATTCATTATTTCTCTTATTAGTCCTGTTTCCACAATAATGATTTGTATCGGTTTGTTTTTCATAGGCTATTTGATCACGAATATGCCGGGACTTATACCATTTATATCAGGTGTACTACCTGCCTATTGGATTATGAATGTTTGTATAAAAAGGTTTAAAACTCTAGAACAGCAGCAATCGCAAGTAATTGAACATATGAAGATCGAGCAAAGTATAAATTAA
- a CDS encoding alpha-mannosidase: MFLVERKLEARIQEMAQYRYRDGIEIGQFSTTEDDGAVGAYPPMVKGEATLQRRDQWKGRDRYLWLHAAVKLPTEWADRKVVGLFDFGRTGGGNNSGFESLLFLNGNPYQGVDSNHQEVFFPSTEIGNTVQLDFRLWSGLEGGGEPKEQMYTLEMAQLAWLDEAVDDLYYTSLAAWQTIKELGDERPEKHAIINALNQAFMKINWSKPGNEAFFDSCAIARGELNESLNEIEKHHPVTIHCVGHTHIDVAWLWRLKHTREKAARSFSTVLRLMEQYPEYYFLQTQPQLYEYIKEDYPEIYENIKKRVKEGRWETEGAMWLEADCNIPSGESLVRQILYGKEFFKREFEVDCTYLWLPDVFGYCWALPQILKKSGIDTFMTTKISWNQYNRMPNDTFKWRGIDGTEILTHFVTTPEPWNPEDSWFYTYNGLITAKTVNGAWNSYRNKDVNQDLLLSYGYGDGGGGVNREMIELRRRFENMPGLPKVKTTKAGDYFQKLHRNIENSNEYVHTWDGELYLEYHRGTYTSQAYTKRMNRKLELSYRESEWLSVWNSLLSSWAKYPKKQLDDGWKIILRNQFHDIIPGSSIKEVYEDAKVEYKQAEDIQLGMDQNNFKEFIEPKHGTYTVFNATSWQNQQSVIIPYDQTNDAVGGWISGSDEILCSQRTENGWLVELEETKQFGAVEIQFKQDRPVENETPFLIKGRVLETPFYQVEWNDSLQLTRIFDKEARREVLAQQKKGNIIQIFEDKPLAHDAWDIDLFYQEKMEEIRDLVSSEVVENGPLRIVIRTKWKYQSSLVEQDMIFYAQNGRIDFKTKVDWHEQRKLMKVAFPVDVRSTEATYDIQFGNVKRPTHWNTSWDMARFETVGHQWADLSETGYGVSLLNDCKYGYDIKDQTIRLSLLKAALHPDPTADQGEHEFTYSLLPHQGDWRAGQTVKQAWLLNNGLKVVKGGFFPAESSFMNVNNDHVKIDAIKKKEGDDAVIIRLHEYEGRRGRVLIEFPCNVKKWYETNLMEQVDGKKQTELIDFEIKPYEIKTIAVYFHDEIR, encoded by the coding sequence ATGTTTTTAGTAGAAAGAAAGCTGGAAGCAAGAATACAAGAAATGGCACAGTACCGCTATCGTGATGGAATTGAGATTGGTCAGTTCAGCACAACTGAGGATGACGGTGCAGTAGGAGCATATCCTCCTATGGTAAAGGGGGAAGCGACATTACAACGAAGAGACCAATGGAAGGGGCGAGATCGGTATCTTTGGCTACATGCAGCTGTTAAACTTCCAACGGAATGGGCGGATAGAAAAGTAGTCGGTTTATTTGACTTTGGACGTACAGGCGGAGGAAATAATTCTGGTTTTGAATCATTATTATTCTTGAATGGAAATCCATACCAAGGTGTCGATTCTAACCATCAAGAAGTGTTTTTTCCATCAACCGAAATAGGAAACACAGTTCAACTAGATTTCAGACTTTGGTCTGGACTTGAAGGCGGCGGAGAGCCAAAGGAACAAATGTATACACTTGAGATGGCCCAATTGGCTTGGTTGGACGAGGCTGTAGATGATTTATATTATACATCCCTAGCAGCGTGGCAAACAATTAAAGAACTGGGTGATGAGCGACCAGAAAAACATGCCATTATCAATGCGTTGAATCAAGCCTTCATGAAAATAAATTGGAGTAAGCCTGGTAATGAAGCATTTTTTGATAGTTGTGCGATTGCTAGGGGGGAATTAAATGAAAGTCTTAACGAAATCGAGAAACATCATCCTGTGACCATTCATTGTGTTGGTCATACACATATTGATGTTGCATGGCTATGGCGTTTGAAACATACACGTGAAAAAGCCGCTCGATCTTTTTCTACTGTTTTAAGATTAATGGAACAATATCCGGAATATTATTTTCTCCAAACACAGCCACAGTTATATGAGTATATTAAAGAAGACTACCCAGAAATCTATGAAAATATAAAAAAACGTGTAAAAGAGGGTCGTTGGGAAACTGAAGGTGCAATGTGGTTGGAAGCGGATTGTAATATCCCTAGCGGGGAATCACTAGTGAGACAAATCTTGTACGGGAAGGAATTCTTTAAAAGGGAATTTGAGGTCGATTGCACATATCTGTGGCTGCCAGATGTTTTTGGGTATTGCTGGGCACTTCCGCAAATTTTGAAAAAATCGGGAATCGATACATTTATGACGACTAAAATCAGCTGGAATCAGTACAATCGTATGCCAAATGATACTTTTAAGTGGCGCGGAATCGATGGGACAGAAATCCTGACGCATTTTGTAACCACCCCTGAACCTTGGAATCCGGAAGATTCGTGGTTTTATACATATAATGGGCTGATTACCGCAAAGACTGTAAACGGTGCGTGGAATTCATACCGGAATAAGGATGTGAACCAAGATTTACTGCTTTCCTATGGGTATGGTGATGGAGGTGGAGGAGTCAATCGAGAAATGATAGAGCTTCGTCGTAGATTCGAGAATATGCCAGGACTGCCAAAAGTAAAAACGACAAAAGCAGGGGATTACTTCCAAAAGCTACACAGGAATATAGAGAATTCAAATGAGTATGTCCACACGTGGGACGGTGAATTGTACCTTGAATACCACAGGGGGACCTATACAAGTCAAGCCTATACAAAACGAATGAATCGTAAACTAGAGTTGAGCTATAGGGAGTCGGAATGGTTGTCTGTTTGGAACTCTTTACTGTCTTCATGGGCCAAATATCCTAAGAAACAGCTTGATGATGGGTGGAAGATTATTTTGCGGAATCAATTCCATGATATTATTCCTGGTTCATCCATTAAGGAAGTATACGAAGATGCAAAGGTGGAATATAAACAAGCAGAAGATATACAACTTGGAATGGATCAGAATAATTTCAAAGAGTTTATTGAACCTAAGCACGGAACGTATACGGTCTTCAATGCAACGAGCTGGCAAAATCAACAAAGCGTAATCATCCCATATGATCAAACGAATGATGCGGTTGGAGGATGGATATCAGGTTCAGATGAAATTCTATGTAGCCAACGAACTGAAAATGGCTGGTTAGTTGAATTAGAGGAGACCAAACAATTCGGTGCAGTAGAAATTCAATTCAAACAAGATCGTCCGGTGGAAAATGAAACACCATTTCTTATTAAGGGAAGGGTGCTAGAAACACCTTTTTATCAAGTTGAATGGAATGACTCGCTTCAACTGACTCGTATATTTGATAAGGAAGCTAGGCGTGAAGTACTGGCACAACAGAAAAAAGGAAACATCATTCAAATTTTTGAAGATAAACCATTGGCACATGATGCGTGGGATATTGATTTGTTTTACCAAGAAAAAATGGAGGAGATCCGTGATTTAGTATCAAGTGAAGTTGTTGAAAATGGCCCGCTCCGTATTGTCATTCGGACGAAATGGAAGTATCAAAGTTCTTTGGTCGAACAAGATATGATTTTCTATGCACAAAATGGACGGATTGATTTTAAAACAAAAGTGGATTGGCATGAGCAACGTAAATTAATGAAGGTAGCATTCCCAGTTGATGTTCGTTCTACCGAAGCAACATATGATATTCAATTTGGTAACGTTAAGAGACCGACACATTGGAATACGAGCTGGGATATGGCACGATTTGAAACAGTTGGACATCAGTGGGCAGACCTTTCTGAAACAGGGTACGGAGTGAGTTTATTGAATGATTGCAAATATGGATATGACATTAAAGACCAAACGATTCGCTTATCCTTGCTAAAAGCAGCACTTCATCCTGATCCAACTGCAGATCAAGGTGAACACGAATTTACGTATTCACTGCTACCTCATCAGGGAGATTGGAGAGCTGGGCAAACAGTAAAGCAAGCATGGCTTTTGAATAATGGATTGAAAGTGGTGAAAGGAGGATTTTTCCCAGCAGAAAGCTCGTTTATGAATGTGAATAACGATCATGTTAAGATCGATGCGATAAAGAAAAAAGAGGGCGATGACGCAGTAATCATTCGCCTTCATGAGTATGAGGGGCGACGCGGAAGGGTCTTGATTGAATTTCCGTGCAACGTTAAAAAATGGTATGAAACAAACTTGATGGAACAAGTCGATGGCAAGAAACAAACCGAACTTATCGACTTTGAAATAAAACCGTATGAAATCAAAACGATAGCCGTCTATTTTCATGATGAAATAAGGTAA
- a CDS encoding sensor histidine kinase yields the protein MVDELLNLQGRIQEMFLSNIIKRRLTNKVFSKILITYSVTILLTMFLLLLVLSRYYTEVIIQKEMDASTETLERVESYLQQKDEHVQYVMQELYLKTDLIYNDIAFALQHDYDAYLAYRLDKYSENSSFIPNNLNTFFQAYFSQDSDINAVRLKSASPGTEYEYINSHYRWNKYMDKREQMNGNQEGMAVHPEDLQFKQVEWEQKRSIFNNIQISRSINDPATLKKLGDLTVYYDTAGIQDLIRLRKSQFKGTVHIFQRNGDYLYSSDEGAMPVPLKDVSFETSFKKIKWKGKNYYINTLADDHRGYLYVGFMPEEDIKKITIVHRYMLLSTVLLSCIAIAVTYFAMRSYSRRINKIETAIHEVRGGNLQIRIPNSREKDELTAISESFNDMLDDLNMYIKDVYVLNIRQREAEMKALQSQIQPHFLYNTLEAIRMKAIADGSKPTSNMIYSLGQLFRYSLSSKEIVQISDEIQHVKEYISLNQIRYANRLHVTYEIPDNCLDEKILKFTLQPLIENYLVHGFRKETNNNELLIKVQRTHQEMEIIIKDNGRGIPAAGLLAIQTKLLEGTTTSEGSIGLSNVHQRIQLKYGQNYGVQISSNEEEETIVKVRFPAARRDQV from the coding sequence ATGGTAGATGAGTTATTAAATTTGCAGGGAAGGATACAAGAGATGTTCTTGAGTAATATAATAAAGCGGCGGCTAACGAATAAGGTGTTTAGCAAAATTCTAATCACTTATTCCGTTACAATCCTTCTTACCATGTTTCTGTTGCTCCTTGTATTATCACGCTATTATACAGAAGTTATTATCCAGAAAGAAATGGACGCAAGTACAGAAACACTGGAAAGGGTTGAATCTTATCTCCAGCAAAAAGATGAGCATGTACAATATGTCATGCAGGAATTATATTTAAAGACAGATCTCATATACAATGATATTGCATTTGCCTTGCAGCATGATTATGATGCGTATCTTGCGTATCGACTAGATAAGTATAGTGAAAACTCTTCATTCATTCCGAACAACTTAAATACATTTTTTCAAGCGTATTTTAGTCAAGATTCCGATATAAATGCAGTTCGATTAAAAAGTGCAAGCCCCGGTACGGAGTATGAATATATAAATAGCCACTATAGATGGAATAAATATATGGATAAGAGAGAGCAAATGAACGGGAATCAGGAAGGTATGGCTGTTCATCCTGAAGACCTGCAATTTAAGCAAGTTGAGTGGGAGCAAAAAAGGAGTATCTTCAACAATATTCAAATATCTCGTTCGATTAATGATCCTGCGACCCTTAAGAAATTAGGGGATCTAACGGTTTATTATGATACGGCAGGAATTCAAGACTTGATTCGTTTAAGGAAATCTCAATTTAAAGGAACAGTCCATATTTTTCAACGTAATGGGGATTATCTTTACTCGTCAGACGAGGGTGCCATGCCAGTCCCATTGAAGGATGTATCATTTGAAACGAGCTTTAAGAAAATAAAGTGGAAGGGAAAAAACTACTATATCAATACATTGGCTGACGACCATAGGGGCTACCTATATGTCGGTTTCATGCCTGAGGAAGATATTAAGAAAATAACGATTGTTCATAGGTATATGTTATTATCTACCGTTTTACTTTCCTGTATAGCAATTGCTGTAACCTATTTTGCGATGAGATCGTATTCTAGAAGAATCAATAAAATAGAAACGGCCATTCATGAAGTTCGCGGTGGAAACTTGCAAATCAGAATACCTAATAGTAGAGAAAAAGACGAATTAACAGCGATATCAGAAAGTTTCAATGATATGTTAGATGATCTGAACATGTATATCAAAGATGTATATGTTTTAAATATTCGCCAAAGGGAGGCTGAAATGAAAGCGCTTCAGTCGCAAATTCAGCCGCATTTTCTATACAATACACTGGAAGCCATTCGGATGAAAGCTATAGCTGACGGATCTAAACCAACTAGTAACATGATTTATAGTTTAGGGCAATTATTTCGTTATTCTTTAAGCAGCAAAGAAATCGTTCAAATTTCTGATGAAATCCAACATGTTAAGGAGTATATAAGCCTAAACCAGATTAGGTATGCTAACCGCTTACATGTGACGTACGAGATTCCAGATAATTGTTTAGACGAAAAAATCCTCAAATTCACCCTTCAACCGCTTATTGAGAATTATTTGGTTCATGGCTTCCGAAAAGAAACAAATAATAATGAATTATTAATAAAAGTTCAAAGAACTCATCAGGAAATGGAAATAATCATAAAAGACAATGGGAGAGGTATTCCAGCAGCTGGACTATTGGCTATTCAAACCAAATTATTGGAAGGAACTACCACGTCCGAGGGTTCAATCGGGCTGAGTAATGTTCATCAAAGAATACAATTGAAATACGGACAAAATTATGGGGTGCAAATCAGCAGTAATGAAGAAGAAGAAACGATTGTAAAGGTTCGATTTCCAGCAGCTAGGAGGGATCAGGTATAA
- a CDS encoding response regulator transcription factor, translating into MYNVFLVDDEPFIIEGMKALVPWEDYGLKVVGEASDGSEAIKKLATCQVDIVLTDIMMPIMDGLELISRLKESHPNTKYIVLSGYEEFEYVKKGMKLGIENYLLKPVNEQELISTLVNSIEKLEKSTNNEEAYTILRDNTIWRCLNQDIDAKEWRERVELYGLEFEGQNQAVVLMQISDGEHEKSSFFRKRAEEIFQSSCIINPGGELILLVSFDCEEGLKKKLNELNRLLAGYMTGKYHISIGSFVCTTSELHKSYQRAKELSSYRLVLKESGLITDELTKQYTQASLSTSNDLDNLKRYIVGSEQEKAFLWIKGAFDEINQSTKQVAPTIIRGFAIEIVTSIQKDVSSHADDQTVGIVKRILEAHSMGMLVDILTDYIEGIFRTLEQRAEHRSPIIQSVVQYIQEHFHEELSLKTLSYKFHINSIYLGQLFQKETGLVFSEYINHLRLKKAKQLLKGTHLKAGMIGKQVGYSDSAYFYKQFKKAVGITPSAWRAMNIKS; encoded by the coding sequence ATGTATAACGTATTTTTAGTAGATGATGAACCATTCATTATTGAGGGCATGAAAGCGTTGGTACCTTGGGAAGATTATGGACTAAAGGTTGTTGGTGAGGCTTCTGATGGTAGTGAGGCCATTAAAAAGCTGGCAACGTGTCAGGTTGATATAGTATTAACGGATATCATGATGCCCATAATGGATGGATTGGAGTTAATTAGCAGGCTGAAAGAAAGTCATCCTAATACAAAATATATCGTTTTATCTGGATACGAGGAATTTGAATATGTGAAAAAGGGTATGAAGCTAGGAATAGAAAATTATCTTTTAAAGCCTGTCAATGAGCAAGAACTGATTTCAACATTGGTAAATAGTATAGAGAAACTTGAGAAATCTACAAATAACGAGGAAGCCTATACTATTTTAAGAGATAATACGATTTGGCGATGCCTTAATCAAGACATCGATGCAAAAGAATGGCGTGAAAGAGTAGAGTTGTATGGTTTGGAGTTCGAGGGTCAAAACCAGGCTGTTGTTTTAATGCAAATATCAGATGGAGAACATGAAAAATCCTCCTTTTTCAGAAAAAGAGCAGAGGAGATATTTCAGTCTAGCTGCATCATTAATCCAGGTGGCGAACTTATCCTCTTGGTTTCGTTTGATTGTGAAGAGGGACTTAAGAAAAAACTTAATGAATTGAATAGGCTACTTGCTGGTTATATGACCGGGAAGTATCATATTAGCATTGGCTCATTCGTTTGCACCACAAGTGAATTGCATAAGAGCTATCAACGTGCAAAAGAACTATCCAGCTATCGATTGGTACTCAAAGAAAGTGGATTAATAACAGATGAATTAACAAAGCAGTATACGCAAGCAAGCCTTTCTACTTCGAATGATTTGGATAATTTAAAGAGATATATTGTGGGCTCAGAACAAGAAAAGGCGTTTTTGTGGATCAAAGGTGCCTTCGATGAGATTAATCAATCCACTAAACAAGTAGCTCCGACCATTATAAGAGGGTTTGCGATTGAAATAGTTACGTCTATCCAAAAAGATGTATCGTCACATGCAGATGATCAAACGGTAGGCATTGTGAAGCGAATCTTGGAGGCCCATTCAATGGGGATGTTAGTTGACATTCTTACTGATTATATCGAGGGAATTTTTAGAACATTGGAACAAAGGGCGGAACATCGAAGTCCTATCATTCAAAGCGTGGTGCAATATATTCAAGAACATTTTCATGAGGAACTTTCTTTGAAAACCTTAAGCTATAAATTTCATATAAATTCGATTTACTTAGGACAACTTTTCCAGAAAGAAACGGGCTTGGTATTCTCTGAGTATATTAATCATTTAAGGCTCAAAAAAGCAAAGCAATTGTTGAAAGGGACACATTTAAAGGCTGGAATGATTGGAAAACAAGTTGGCTATTCGGATTCCGCTTATTTTTATAAACAGTTTAAGAAGGCGGTGGGGATTACACCATCAGCTTGGAGAGCCATGAATATCAAATCTTGA
- a CDS encoding sugar ABC transporter permease: MVLPGTIWLLLFSYLPMFGTVIAFKNFRYDPNGFFASILNSEWVGFENFKFLFNTNDAWIITRNTVLYNLVFIVVGLVLAVFVAIVLNELANKKLSKIYQTGMLFPHFLSWVVVSYFVFTFLSVDRGLLNNILLWFGVEDPISWYNEAEYWPFIIVLTSMWKGVGYGSIVYLAAIVGIDKNYYEAAMIDGANKWQQIRNITIPMITPLIVILTILNVGRIFSADFGLFFQVPRDSGPLYSVTNVIDTYVYRGITTMGDISMSTAAGLYQSIVGFALVMLTNYLVQKVDKEYALF, encoded by the coding sequence ATGGTTTTACCAGGAACCATTTGGCTATTGTTATTTTCATATCTTCCGATGTTTGGAACGGTCATTGCCTTTAAAAATTTCCGATATGATCCGAATGGTTTTTTTGCAAGCATCCTAAATAGTGAGTGGGTCGGCTTTGAAAACTTCAAGTTTTTATTCAATACAAATGATGCCTGGATCATTACAAGAAATACGGTTCTATATAATTTAGTCTTTATCGTGGTAGGGCTTGTATTAGCAGTGTTTGTAGCGATTGTTCTAAATGAGCTTGCAAATAAGAAGTTGTCGAAAATTTACCAAACAGGAATGCTGTTTCCACACTTTTTATCATGGGTTGTTGTTAGTTATTTTGTCTTTACGTTTCTAAGCGTGGATAGAGGATTGCTTAATAATATACTTTTATGGTTTGGAGTGGAAGATCCCATATCCTGGTATAACGAAGCGGAATATTGGCCTTTCATTATCGTTCTAACAAGTATGTGGAAGGGCGTTGGTTACGGAAGTATCGTTTATTTAGCAGCTATAGTCGGGATTGATAAAAACTATTACGAAGCCGCTATGATAGATGGCGCCAATAAGTGGCAACAAATTCGTAATATTACAATTCCGATGATTACACCGCTCATTGTTATTTTAACCATTTTAAATGTTGGGAGGATTTTTAGTGCAGACTTTGGTCTGTTTTTTCAGGTTCCTCGTGATTCAGGTCCATTATATTCCGTAACAAACGTTATAGATACTTATGTATACCGTGGGATAACGACAATGGGTGATATTAGTATGAGTACGGCCGCTGGTCTTTATCAATCAATTGTAGGGTTTGCCTTAGTCATGCTGACAAATTATCTTGTTCAGAAGGTTGATAAAGAATATGCCCTCTTTTAA